A stretch of DNA from Larus michahellis chromosome 19, bLarMic1.1, whole genome shotgun sequence:
AGCGGGCACCGGCACCCGAACCgctactgggctgtactgggacgTACCCAACTGCCTGCTGATGCCCTTGAGCCCCTTTAAAAAGGGCTGCTGGCGTCAGGCTGTCACCGCGAGCAGGCAAACGACCCAGTTCTAGCTAAAAACTTGCTATAATATTTGTCAGGTTTCAAGTTCTCTTATTAAATAGTCACCAAATCCACAGGCTTGGCAGGAAATACTGCCATTACTTATTCATGAGCTTAactgaagtgggaaaaaaatgtattttttaagtaaCTAATCTGGGTGAAACTCGGCTCTAGGCAAGGTAGGAATGATGGGGATCAAAGATCTGAAACGCGCTGTACGTACCTGCGTGGCTTCTATGTTGATAACCTTGTAAGATAACTCCTCTGGTCTAGTCAATGCAGCGTGTCTTgattaaaaacatggaaagagtGCTTAATCTCATGAAGACATACAAGTAAAtcataaaaatcagatttcctGAGGCTCCCATCGGCATTATTCCTACTAGGCAGATTAATGTACCGGCCCCAGTTTGGAGACTTTTCCCTGTCTTAGATTTTTTACACCAAGTGTAGAACAGTGGCAATATCTCTGCAGTTGAGATTAAAAGTAGGTAAAAACATTCTGCAGAAAATACGTAACAAAAAGTCTCCCTTGTGCTCCCTGCCAGGAGAGGGCTAAGTTTCAAGCCCGTCAGGCTCATCAGCTCCATCAGTTATATTCCTATCTCTGAAATATGTAGATGTATTTGGGGCAGAGGACAGTGAAAAGGGCTGAAGGGATGTCTCTGTTACACGGGACAGAACTAAGCACAGATGGTCACCTGCTGCTGACCGCCAGTGTCACTTGGAGGGAATGCAAGGCTGACCATCGAAGGAGACACCAGCAGGGAAATGGCTCGCCTTGCCGCCAGCCTGAATAAAAAGGTCAAGCCAGGGAAAGGGCTCCTCTTTGTTCCTGTAGGGACCATCCGGACCAGAATAATACAATGCTAAACCCCCTGCTGTTCTGTTCCTAAAGCTGTTCTGGGCCAGCGTTAGTCTCCAGGGCTGTCCGCATGGCACTACATCACAGACCCCAAAGAAGGACTCGAGCATACTCTTCCTCCTCGTCGGTTGTGAACAAATTCAATCGAAATCCCGTCTCACTGCCACCAGGTGTCTTGACCTCCAGgcctcccagcagcctggccAAAAAGTCCATTTCTTCTTTAGCGAGAGGGTTAGGGACTGTGTTCTCCTGCAGCAAACAGCAATGGGTTCATTGGTCAGGTTACCAGAGGTGAGGACTGtaataatttctgtgttttctgttattacataaatgttcttcagagTGATATAAATACATTTCTGTATTGTTAACGGTACAGATTGTGCAGATAACTAGTAATTATCAGCTACACTTTAAAATGGTTGCTTGAATTTATAGACCCAGGACAAGATAATTTTCCAGCTAAATTAAACAGCTGAGAAATCTGTAACAccagctttctgttttctgaagagaTTAAAATAGGAAGCAAGAACACCATTGCATAAGCTTGTGTGTAAGATTCTTTAGGAAAACATGCCCTTCCCCAGCTCAAAAGGGACTGTGGAGgattggatggggctctgagaagAACAACAGAACAGGTTCCCCTGAAGTTATCCATACCTGTAGACAAAAAGATGGTTATTGTTTCCCtgagaaaggaaatgaatgaaGGGGAAGACAGCACAGCTGTGTAGTCAATGATTTGGAGATGACGGATGGGGGTGTTTCATTCAGTGACCCCATCTACTAAGACAAGGGAAgcagaatcatagcatggttcgggttggaaggaaccataaagatcatctagttccaacccccctgccctgggcagggacacctcccactagaatgTAAAGTCTGGTAGATGTGGTGAAACTGCTCAAAGGAAACACTCCCACCATGCGTGACCGGCTGCAGCACTCGCTGACACAGACTAGTTAGCCAGTTAACCAGGGACAGGAGCAGACCAACACTGACCTTCGCATGGGATGCCAAGTTTTTGGATGATCCTGACATGTGTGTCTCTACTGGCCGGCTGACGCTGTACCTAGAgggaaaaacagagaggaagagcaACCTGTTACTCGTACGGGATACAGGGACTGGAGGAAGCAGCACAGTATCTATGATTTTATTATATCTTTCTGAAGACTGTAAATAACTGAAATGAGAAGTTACAGTTCAGTTTTATGGAGTATTGAAGCATTAAAATGTGTGAGCCACAAAGCTGTAAGAACAAATGCTGCTCTCTTATTCTTTGAATGGAAAATTACAGTAAGacaaacatgaagaaaagaaaggatttcttGAATGCAgccaaaattaaattacatttcacaTAATATGCAGCACCAGATGAGAACACTCTTTACTCAGCTCTACTTTAGACATAAATCAAACTTTTGCTCTTTTCCACAGCTCTTTATGCACATCTGTCCACATGCATTCTGTTTCAGGACATCACTTTGTAAAAAAGTCAGGCTGAGAATAGCGAAAGAGGCAAAAATATACAAGGCTGAAGATGTGCTCCTGAACCAATCCAAAGCCATCAACATTTACTTCATGTTTCTATGTAGGACAAAAATTACTTACATATTTGTTCCAAGTTTGAGGACTCTGTCTCCATAAAGATCAAAAGATCCTTCCCTTTGTGGAGTAACATAATTTCCATCAGTGGTGAACTCCGTTCTTTTAACTTCATCTCCATTGTGATTAAACACCCTTAAAAACAAGTCATTATCGAAACATATTTAGTAGTTTTATTGCTGGTTTTCAGCACCAATTTCCTGTGCTTACTGCACAAGAAAATGGGGAATAAAACCCTATTCTCTATATTGGTAAATGCCTGTTTTATAGGATAAATTACTAATAGCTAATTTGCTAGAAGAGAGAATGCCGGAAATGGCTTAGTATTTCATTGCCGGGTGACTTAGTTCCAAATCCTGCCCTTTAAATAGCACTCACCAGAGGCTCAGCTATCTGCGCAACATGAACGACAGTCTAAGCTCGAGTCCTATCAGACCTCTGGGACTGACTGCTCCTCCGCGAGCAGCCACACACGCAAGGCACTGCCACCGGTACCAGCAGCGCTTCGGAACCCACCTGATGAGCCCTGGAACTTCTGTACCCCAAGGAACAGGGCCCGATATTGGCAGCACAAAGCGACCATTAGAGTTCTGCACCTTATCCTTCAGAAAGATAGAAACCTGCAAAAGAATATTCCACCTTTGAGAAAATCTATTGCATATCTTCTGATCCGAATGCTTTGAAGTCTGACCTTGCAGCCTTCCTGACTAGACTGGGTAGGTTTCCTAGAGATTTTGATGTATACATAGAAACGATGATACAGGCCAAAGCCAGTAATGTAGAATTGTGGTCCAGAGGATAGGCACGCTGAtctaacattaaaaaaccccaataaaatatataaaatatgcacTGTTTTTGCACTCGAGTATGATCAATTTATTTGGAGACTATTAAGCCCCATGATTTCAAGCTCAGGTTCTGAGTTTCGTATCATGTTTctactaaaaggaaaaacatatttatcACCTAGCAAATCTCTACTAGTAGAGATTCCTTTTTTCATAACATGTTAGAATTACTGAGTATTATTGTAGTAGATGTGCTCAATTTGTGAAATTTTGAAGACTGAAATTACAAGCACATTGAGATGGCTGAAAAGCATaagtaacaaaaccaaacccacagtgTGATTATTATAACAAGATACCTTCATATTCTAGCCACAAACTCCCTTTCATTCTTACTGACTAGCTGTATTGGGCTCTTACCCTTATGTGcatgtcctgaaaaaaaatgaggagtGTTTGCCTGATGAGCTGAAATTCACCAGCAGAGAGACAGCTGtatgtctggaaaagaaaaagcatcaggTAAAGCTTTGCAGGTGTACCACGTCCAACCCAGGTAAAGGTGGAAATAAGTACAGCAGAATACTGCTGGCCAAAAATGGTACGTGTGTGGCAGAGGTGTCAGGAATTATATAAGGGGGGCTGCTGGTCATTATCAGTAATTATTCTCCATGACTAAGAATCTGATTtaatttctgctgaagtcagtggagacTGATCAAGCTGAATAAGCAATGTATTGATTTAAACCGGGCCAGCAGAAAACACTTGACTTGTAGGCATCTCCCCCTCCAGAAGCCCTCTGGAAACATTTCATGACTTCCCAGAACTTTTAACGCTTTCTGAAACCAGTTCCCTTTGACTGCGACACTCATGTTCTTTGTCCAAAGAATTACAGCAGTTACATGAGCAAAAGTTGCTAACTGGGATGCCAATTTGTTTCCCTCgggttaaaaagaagaaaggttatTTGGTAGGTTCTCTGACGTTGAGAACTTCTCAACCTCCACACTTGATATGGCACTTACTGAGGTAGTATTCAGTCTCCAAGAttagcttgaaagagaaaaataatactgaaacCACAGTGTGTCCCGCCATTTCTCTAAGGAGTCTTACTTCAATCAGCTGTCGGAAAGTCTCATCCACCTGGTTCAGAATGCCCGGGGAATCGCATATGAAATCCTTGATGGTGTCCAGGTGATTGAACGTGACCAGCAGAATGTCTTTGGGCCGAGGGCACAGCAGCACTTGGTATTTGAAAGCCATAGTCATAAGGTCATACAGCTGCAAAGTAACACGGGGAAAATTTGGTTCCGCCACAACAGAGAGAGCAACATGGCTCAGGTAACTTCACACTACTGGAGAAAGGGATTTAGACACTTAGGCCAGCACCTGCCTATGGTAAGAAGAACCATTTTAGCTCTGTTTCCTAAGAAAATAAGACCTCTGCAATCACATCGCCGGCCCCCCTGCTGGTCTCTCTAACTGCCTTTAAAACTACTGCCAATGTCAACACCACCAACACCCGCGTAGAGGTCTCTCAGGTAATCCAGTTCCTGCGATTTCTTTCAAAAttgtctgctggaaatactgtTTGCAGGCAAAAATTCTAACACCTGCAACTGCAAAACAGTGAGCATCAATACAGAAATATCTATATTTATACACACTtaattatatgtatataattttaatatatgtaaaaaaatctGATAAACTTAAAGAATGCCTACTGAACGTCTTAAAACCAAGCATTTagcttttaaagcagaaatacttAGTCCTGAAGTATCTGTTACTACTATGGATTTCCCCAAAGCTTCCTTGTCTGAGAACCATTTTACAAAGAAAGCAAGTGGAAAGAGGGCTGTtacaaaatgcttcaaaattaCAGTGACGTAAAGCCACGTGCTAATTATTGCAATCAGAAACTTGTGAATGGCAACACAGAAGTGCAGCATAGTCAGGACTGGGCAGGTGGTCTTCTTTACCTTGTCCATGCTCGCCTGGTTCAGCCTCATGATTGAAGCATGCGCTAGCCGGTCGTACACCGTTCGCAGAGCTTTCTTGGAGTAGAGTTCCTGTGGTTTAAACAGCTCTTCCATAAATTTTTTATTGAACATGGTTGTGATGATGTCATTCATAACTGCAAAGACAAACAGTCTCTGTTTTTTGCTTCAGAAACAGCACATTCATCTGATTCATCCCACACTGAGAACTCGGACACTGAGAGCTGCGAGGATCGACATGAATGCTTACCTGTGAAAACTAGGAACAGAGCCACAAAagataaaaggaggaggaatgtcATTTCTTAGCGTCAACATTTTTCTCAACCCCACATTGGTCTAAGCGAGCAGCGTGATTCCTGCTGACTGTCCCCAGGGGCAGAAACACTACCTGAGCTGCAGACAACAAACCCTGTTTTCCAGTGGGAATAAGACTGGTTTTGTTGCCTTACTTTTACAGCAACGGTTAGCACTTTccccttttaaaataatttttttataggCTACTCCGGCATGTATTATCTATAAAAGCTACAGTTCTGCTTCCCAAGAAGACTGTTTTGCATGACTCTAGATTTTTGCAAACTGTAGGTAGCTGACTCTGCCTGTTCTCTCTTTAGCACTATTTGGCGCTATTGGTCAATTTTTCCTTCTAAACAGAAGCTCCTGACTGATTCAAGGCTCTTTGAAGTATTTGTGTTAAACGGATTAACGCTTGACAA
This window harbors:
- the OSCP1 gene encoding protein OSCP1 isoform X2, coding for MSARTLPLLFLNLGGEMLYILDQRLRAQSIPGEKARKDEWTDVDRKRVMNDIITTMFNKKFMEELFKPQELYSKKALRTVYDRLAHASIMRLNQASMDKLYDLMTMAFKYQVLLCPRPKDILLVTFNHLDTIKDFICDSPGILNQVDETFRQLIETYSCLSAGEFQLIRQTLLIFFQDMHIRVSIFLKDKVQNSNGRFVLPISGPVPWGTEVPGLIRVFNHNGDEVKRTEFTTDGNYVTPQREGSFDLYGDRVLKLGTNMYSVSRPVETHMSGSSKNLASHAKENTVPNPLAKEEMDFLARLLGGLEVKTPGGSETGFRLNLFTTDEEEEHAALTRPEELSYKVINIEATQEPGRRAELSRILGELEVAEPRPASSGKGEDLLALMDGL
- the OSCP1 gene encoding protein OSCP1 isoform X1; this encodes MSARTLPLLFLNLGGEMLYILDQRLRAQSIPGEKARKVMNDIITTMFNKKFMEELFKPQELYSKKALRTVYDRLAHASIMRLNQASMDKLYDLMTMAFKYQVLLCPRPKDILLVTFNHLDTIKDFICDSPGILNQVDETFRQLIETYSCLSAGEFQLIRQTLLIFFQDMHIRVSIFLKDKVQNSNGRFVLPISGPVPWGTEVPGLIRVFNHNGDEVKRTEFTTDGNYVTPQREGSFDLYGDRVLKLGTNMYSVSRPVETHMSGSSKNLASHAKENTVPNPLAKEEMDFLARLLGGLEVKTPGGSETGFRLNLFTTDEEEEHAALTRPEELSYKVINIEATQEPGRRAELSRILGELEVAEPRPASSGKGEDLLALMDGL